The following are encoded in a window of Candidatus Moraniibacteriota bacterium genomic DNA:
- a CDS encoding TPM domain-containing protein, whose product MKINFIKIVFFLVGFFVCVQSGNAYTNPGQPKGFVNDYVGIFTEEQTQILENKLVQFEKNSRKEIAVVIVNTLEGDTVENFAEKLFKEWGIGKKNEDNGVLILVAKEDREMRIEVGYGLEGDLTDAQSYWIINEIMKPAFQNNDFYKGLDEATNKIIKAANSEEIPSLEVDQKQDDTLGGETILGFIFFGFMWLSAILGRSKSWWLGGMLGGILGVVIGVIKGFLYFGFISLSILISLGLLFDYIVSKKYSEGKDRGNVPWWIGGDSWGSGKGGGFGGFGGGMSGGGGSSGRW is encoded by the coding sequence ATGAAGATAAACTTTATAAAAATAGTATTTTTTTTGGTAGGTTTTTTTGTATGTGTACAAAGTGGAAATGCTTATACTAACCCGGGTCAACCTAAGGGTTTTGTTAATGATTATGTTGGTATATTTACCGAAGAACAGACACAAATACTTGAGAATAAACTTGTACAATTTGAAAAAAATTCAAGGAAGGAAATTGCTGTAGTTATCGTGAATACATTAGAGGGAGACACGGTTGAAAACTTTGCAGAGAAATTATTCAAAGAATGGGGAATTGGAAAGAAAAATGAAGATAATGGAGTTTTAATTTTAGTTGCTAAAGAGGATCGAGAAATGAGGATAGAGGTTGGATATGGATTGGAGGGTGATCTTACAGATGCTCAATCCTATTGGATAATTAATGAAATAATGAAACCGGCATTTCAGAATAACGACTTCTATAAGGGCTTAGATGAAGCTACAAATAAAATAATTAAAGCCGCAAATAGCGAAGAGATTCCAAGTCTTGAGGTGGATCAAAAACAAGATGATACTCTTGGTGGAGAAACAATTCTCGGTTTTATTTTTTTTGGTTTTATGTGGCTGTCTGCTATTTTGGGAAGAAGTAAATCGTGGTGGCTTGGTGGGATGTTGGGAGGAATACTTGGGGTGGTGATAGGGGTAATAAAAGGCTTTCTTTATTTTGGGTTTATTTCATTAAGTATTTTAATTTCACTGGGATTATTATTTGATTATATAGTTTCCAAAAAATATAGCGAAGGAAAGGATCGAGGAAATGTTCCCTGGTGGATCGGCGGAGATTCTTGGGGAAGCGGAAAAGGTGGTGGCTTTGGTGGATTTGGCGGTGGGATGTCTGGCGGTGGTGGGAGTAGTGGCCGATGGTAA
- a CDS encoding DNA primase has product MNEIEEIKSKVNIVDFIGEYVRLVRSGSGYKGLCPFHNEKTPSFTVSEERQGFHCFGCQKGGDIFTFLMEMEGLDFRDALEMLAERTGTELRKKENSFVAISSERSVDPKRLFLLLDFATAFYEKQLYEGQGKFHARGYLSERGMSEEILKKFRIGFAPAGWNNIENFLVSRGFSLEEIEESGLLIKKEENVGRSSIRRYDRFRERIMFPIMDSLGRIIGYSGRVLPDSDDQGAKYINTPETLIYHKSKAVYGLFQSKEAIKQKKNVIVVEGNMDVLAMHKSGFENTIAVSGTALTNEHLNILKRYAREIYFFFDMDDAGQEASRKSVEMANQLDIPSCVIAISGGKDAADMAIEHTKELSQFIAGAVPSMEYFLNSWSLKENMNDAQGKRRFAEKALSMIFTMQNEIEISHWMSRLSDRLGVEINALYAMLKKRQKDERVYGKKEEKNFSDESRSFGSRSRTDILGEKIASFLFFHKKLWEKYAQEFEEKTNRMKNIAPGTFLFEVLFRARDSLYDFDSFRLIIPDTIRKMAEKAQHDMEVQIGQTGNISQTDAQKEIEYILEEIQKEYLKQQSKRVQERLSEAEKSGNFQEIAQLGKEMTNLMMQIHKK; this is encoded by the coding sequence ATGAACGAAATAGAAGAAATTAAATCAAAAGTCAATATTGTAGACTTTATTGGAGAATATGTCCGATTAGTAAGATCGGGCTCAGGGTATAAGGGATTATGCCCTTTTCATAATGAAAAAACACCATCTTTTACTGTTTCCGAAGAACGACAGGGTTTTCATTGTTTTGGATGCCAAAAGGGTGGAGATATATTTACTTTTCTTATGGAAATGGAGGGTTTAGATTTTCGAGATGCTCTAGAGATGCTTGCCGAACGTACAGGTACAGAATTGAGAAAAAAAGAAAATTCTTTTGTAGCTATTTCTTCGGAACGATCCGTGGATCCTAAAAGATTATTTCTTCTTTTGGATTTTGCAACAGCTTTTTATGAAAAACAACTTTATGAGGGACAAGGAAAATTTCATGCCAGAGGCTATCTTTCGGAACGGGGAATGTCTGAAGAAATACTAAAGAAATTTAGAATAGGATTTGCCCCTGCTGGTTGGAATAATATTGAGAATTTTCTTGTTTCGCGAGGTTTTAGCTTGGAGGAAATAGAAGAATCGGGCTTGCTTATAAAAAAAGAAGAAAATGTGGGAAGATCTTCAATTCGAAGATATGACAGATTTCGTGAACGAATTATGTTTCCCATTATGGATTCATTAGGAAGGATTATTGGATATAGTGGACGAGTCCTTCCTGATTCGGATGATCAAGGTGCTAAATATATTAATACACCAGAAACCCTTATTTATCATAAAAGTAAAGCGGTATACGGCTTGTTTCAGTCCAAAGAAGCAATTAAACAAAAAAAGAATGTTATCGTAGTAGAAGGAAATATGGATGTTTTAGCTATGCATAAATCTGGATTCGAAAATACAATTGCTGTAAGTGGCACAGCATTAACGAATGAACATTTAAATATTTTGAAACGTTATGCTCGAGAAATTTATTTTTTCTTTGATATGGATGATGCTGGCCAAGAAGCATCGAGAAAAAGTGTAGAAATGGCTAATCAACTAGATATCCCTTCTTGTGTTATTGCTATTTCCGGAGGTAAGGATGCTGCTGATATGGCTATTGAACACACAAAAGAATTATCTCAATTTATTGCAGGAGCTGTGCCTTCTATGGAATATTTTCTAAATAGCTGGTCTTTGAAAGAAAATATGAACGATGCTCAGGGAAAGAGACGATTTGCAGAAAAAGCTCTTTCTATGATTTTTACTATGCAAAATGAAATAGAAATTTCTCATTGGATGTCACGACTTTCCGATCGTTTAGGGGTTGAAATAAATGCGCTTTACGCTATGCTTAAAAAAAGACAAAAAGACGAACGAGTGTACGGGAAGAAGGAAGAAAAAAATTTTAGTGATGAGTCGCGGAGTTTCGGAAGTCGAAGTAGAACGGATATACTGGGAGAAAAAATAGCATCATTTCTTTTTTTTCATAAAAAATTGTGGGAGAAATATGCTCAAGAATTTGAAGAAAAAACAAATCGTATGAAAAATATAGCTCCAGGAACTTTTCTCTTCGAAGTTCTTTTTCGAGCCCGGGATTCTCTTTATGATTTTGATTCTTTTCGACTTATTATTCCGGACACTATTCGAAAAATGGCTGAAAAAGCTCAACATGATATGGAGGTTCAAATAGGACAAACAGGAAATATTTCCCAGACAGATGCTCAAAAAGAAATAGAATATATTTTGGAAGAAATTCAGAAAGAATATTTGAAACAACAGTCCAAGCGAGTACAAGAACGATTGAGTGAAGCGGAAAAGTCTGGAAATTTTCAGGAAATTGCTCAACTGGGAAAGGAAATGACCAATCTTATGATGCAGATTCATAAGAAATAA
- the rpoD gene encoding RNA polymerase sigma factor RpoD yields MGDEFSEKLIQGAIDELFAKGKQRGFVTEDEIIHVMPDMEDTVDDVENLYEKFETAGIRVLNSDELLRMDAPLKDKKSTNSKEAVSRTDYLVHPREGEEDGNSSDLVQMYLREIGRVKLLTFEDEIHLAKQIEKGDPISKQRLTEANLRLVVSVAKKYVGRSKSLSLLDLIQEGNIGLFRAVEKFDYRKGYKFSTYATWWIRQAITRALADQSRTIRIPVHMVETINKYMQINRRLVQELGRDPLAEEIAAEMDVEVEKIRYIQKISQETVSLETSVGESDDDSVLGDFIEDTETLMPHQVASQKLLKKHIDEVLADLSPREQKILTIRFGLEDGVTHTLEEVGQEFGVTRERIRQIEAKALEKIRENDRSKKLRHY; encoded by the coding sequence ATGGGGGATGAATTTAGTGAAAAATTAATACAAGGCGCCATTGACGAGCTTTTTGCAAAGGGAAAACAACGTGGCTTTGTTACAGAAGACGAAATCATTCATGTTATGCCGGATATGGAGGATACCGTGGATGATGTTGAAAATTTATATGAAAAATTTGAAACAGCAGGTATTCGAGTTTTAAATTCAGACGAGCTTTTACGAATGGATGCCCCCCTGAAAGATAAAAAATCAACAAATAGTAAAGAGGCTGTATCTCGAACTGATTATCTTGTGCATCCTCGAGAGGGTGAAGAAGATGGAAATAGTTCGGATCTCGTTCAGATGTATCTTCGAGAAATTGGAAGGGTAAAACTTCTTACTTTCGAAGATGAAATTCATCTTGCTAAACAAATTGAAAAAGGAGATCCTATATCAAAACAAAGACTTACTGAGGCAAACCTTCGACTTGTGGTGAGTGTTGCTAAGAAATATGTAGGACGATCAAAAAGTTTATCACTTCTTGATCTTATCCAAGAAGGAAATATTGGATTGTTTCGTGCTGTGGAAAAATTTGATTATCGTAAAGGATATAAATTTTCGACATATGCAACATGGTGGATCCGTCAAGCGATAACAAGAGCACTTGCTGATCAGTCTCGAACTATACGAATTCCTGTGCATATGGTAGAAACAATCAATAAATATATGCAGATAAATCGTAGGCTCGTTCAGGAACTTGGAAGAGATCCTCTTGCTGAAGAAATAGCTGCAGAAATGGATGTAGAAGTGGAAAAAATTCGTTATATTCAGAAAATTTCTCAAGAGACGGTTTCTTTGGAAACATCTGTGGGAGAAAGTGATGATGATAGTGTTTTGGGGGATTTTATCGAAGACACAGAAACCCTCATGCCTCATCAAGTAGCTTCTCAAAAACTTCTTAAAAAACATATCGATGAAGTTCTTGCTGATTTATCACCAAGAGAACAGAAAATTCTTACGATTCGTTTTGGTTTAGAGGACGGAGTAACGCATACTCTCGAAGAAGTAGGTCAAGAATTCGGAGTAACTCGAGAACGTATTCGACAGATTGAAGCAAAGGCTTTAGAGAAGATTCGAGAGAATGATCGATCTAAAAAACTTAGGCACTATTGA